The proteins below come from a single Aegilops tauschii subsp. strangulata cultivar AL8/78 chromosome 6, Aet v6.0, whole genome shotgun sequence genomic window:
- the LOC109755368 gene encoding uncharacterized protein, which produces MVYGDPDLVVNQVMKEWDIRSPAVTGYCNAMRKLEKKFEGLELHHIPRLNNQAADDLANIDSKWEPIPSNVFLEHLHTPSVQEDPFTEEPLQPKSSTDPTEVEIPAVVDLIMEVLVIIPDWTVPYIAYILKKELPEDEDEARQIVR; this is translated from the coding sequence atGGTTTACGGCGACCCAGATttagtggtcaatcaagtgatgaaggagtgggacatcAGGAGCCCAGCTGTGACTGGCTATTGCAATGCAATGAGAAAGTTAGAAAAGAAGTTTGAAGGGCTAGAGCTCCACCATATTCCCCGACTGAATAACCAAGCAGCTGATGACCTGGCAAATATAGATTCCAAGTGGGagcccattcccagcaatgtgttcttggagcatcttcaCACACCATCAGTTCAAGAGGATCCCTTCACAGAAGAGCCCCTGCAGCCTAAGAGTTctactgatccgactgaagttgaAATCCCAGCCGTAGTCGACTtaatcatggaggttttggtcatcattcctgattggacagtgccatatatCGCATACATTCTCAAGAAAGAGCTTCCAGAAGATGAAGATGAGGCACGTCAGATTGTCCGTTGA